A window of the Streptomyces formicae genome harbors these coding sequences:
- a CDS encoding DUF6087 family protein codes for MITRTARSEGPRRARSRPSGSFRGRGVLTDGTRRTGRSTVTRGSADCAPCQSFPATGPKGSHLNPDAPRAIERWNGHAWEPYAFAANLGEARRTLYPEANSAPTPTPGPVRQPLAPGAGRHRKP; via the coding sequence ATGATCACGCGGACAGCCCGCTCGGAGGGTCCTCGCCGAGCACGTTCCCGACCCAGCGGAAGCTTCCGGGGGCGGGGCGTCCTTACCGACGGCACCCGTCGGACTGGGCGGAGCACCGTGACGCGAGGGTCGGCCGACTGCGCGCCGTGCCAATCCTTTCCGGCGACGGGCCCGAAGGGCTCACACCTGAACCCGGATGCGCCGCGCGCCATCGAGCGCTGGAACGGGCACGCCTGGGAGCCGTACGCATTCGCGGCCAACCTCGGCGAGGCCAGGCGCACCCTGTACCCGGAGGCCAACTCGGCGCCAACCCCAACTCCGGGCCCGGTGCGACAGCCGCTCGCCCCAGGCGCCGGTCGGCACCGGAAGCCGTGA
- a CDS encoding MazG-like family protein, with protein sequence MNSIRDAVERLHAWLDRSAAGGRPPEQETLLRVLKLSEEVGEVAQAVIGATGQNPRKGTTHSWQDVESELCDVIVTAMVALRTLNPDAPQAFDAHLRHLLARSS encoded by the coding sequence ATGAACAGCATCCGGGACGCGGTCGAACGTCTCCACGCCTGGCTCGACCGGTCCGCCGCGGGCGGCCGGCCGCCCGAGCAGGAGACGCTGCTGCGGGTGCTGAAGCTGTCCGAGGAGGTCGGCGAGGTGGCGCAGGCCGTCATCGGCGCCACCGGCCAGAACCCGCGCAAGGGCACCACGCACAGCTGGCAGGACGTGGAGTCGGAGCTGTGCGATGTGATCGTCACGGCGATGGTGGCACTGCGGACGCTCAACCCCGACGCGCCGCAGGCGTTCGACGCCCACCTGAGACACCTGCTCGCGCGGTCTTCGTAA
- a CDS encoding TetR/AcrR family transcriptional regulator, which translates to MTETSPVRRRRGRGARERILEAATELFTAQGVNATGMDQLTTVAGVSKRTLYTHFAGKADLVHAYLRQFEDMGLPREAADGADGPGYPGGPGGPDPREELLAVFDRRPRDTAGPIRGCPFLNAAVEMPDPEHPVHRLAAAYKSEFARRLAGLARRAGARDPDELGEQLALLYDGAAVRGTALNSDRPAAYARSVAALLIDAATHDKG; encoded by the coding sequence ATGACCGAGACCTCGCCCGTACGAAGGCGCCGCGGCCGGGGCGCCAGGGAGCGCATCCTCGAAGCCGCCACCGAGCTGTTCACCGCCCAGGGGGTCAACGCGACCGGGATGGACCAGCTGACGACGGTCGCGGGGGTGTCCAAGCGCACCCTGTACACGCACTTCGCGGGCAAGGCGGACCTCGTCCACGCCTATCTGCGGCAGTTCGAGGACATGGGCCTGCCTCGCGAGGCGGCCGACGGCGCCGACGGCCCTGGCTACCCCGGCGGCCCCGGCGGCCCGGATCCGCGCGAGGAGCTCCTCGCCGTCTTCGACCGGAGGCCGCGGGACACCGCGGGGCCGATACGCGGGTGCCCGTTCCTGAACGCCGCCGTGGAGATGCCCGATCCCGAGCACCCCGTCCACCGGCTCGCCGCCGCGTACAAGTCCGAGTTCGCGCGGCGTCTCGCCGGCCTGGCACGCCGGGCCGGGGCCCGCGACCCGGACGAACTCGGCGAACAGCTCGCCCTGCTCTACGACGGCGCGGCCGTCCGCGGCACCGCACTCAACAGCGACCGGCCGGCCGCGTACGCACGGTCCGTCGCCGCACTGCTCATCGACGCCGCGACCCACGACAAGGGGTAG
- a CDS encoding aldo/keto reductase has product MRYTTFGRRTGLRVSQFALGTGNFGTGWGTGAEPDEARRMFDRFAEAGGTFIDTADSYQFGESERLLSDFLAADRDHFVLATKYTDAVTAQPDISKTGNSRKNMIRSVEASLKRLGTDYIDLYWVHFPDDLTPMDEILRGIDDLVSQGKIHHAALSNFPAWRVSRAATLAELRNWAPVAGIQVEYSLVERTADRELLPMAESLGLGAALWSPLGGGLLTGKYRTSTEGRLSSLKTLVHTEATDQKTAVVDAVLAVADETGATPAQTSVAWINERARRAATSFVPIIGPRNLEQLDSYLGALDVELSPEQYERLSEVSAVPPGVPYEVTTGVRDKIRGGDASLVDAPTPPPA; this is encoded by the coding sequence ATGCGTTACACGACCTTCGGACGCCGCACCGGACTGCGCGTCTCGCAGTTCGCACTCGGCACCGGGAACTTCGGCACGGGGTGGGGCACCGGCGCCGAGCCGGACGAGGCGCGCCGGATGTTCGACAGGTTCGCCGAGGCCGGCGGCACCTTCATCGACACCGCGGACAGCTACCAGTTCGGCGAGTCGGAGCGGCTGCTGAGCGACTTCCTCGCCGCCGATCGCGACCACTTCGTGCTCGCGACGAAGTACACCGACGCCGTCACGGCGCAGCCCGACATCTCGAAGACGGGCAACAGCCGCAAGAACATGATCCGTTCGGTGGAGGCGAGCCTGAAGCGGCTCGGCACCGACTACATCGACCTGTACTGGGTCCACTTTCCGGACGACCTGACGCCGATGGACGAGATCCTGCGCGGGATCGACGACCTCGTCAGCCAGGGCAAGATCCACCACGCCGCCCTGTCCAACTTCCCCGCCTGGCGGGTCTCCCGGGCCGCCACCCTCGCCGAGCTGCGGAACTGGGCACCGGTCGCCGGTATCCAGGTCGAGTACAGCCTCGTCGAGCGGACCGCCGACCGTGAGCTGCTGCCGATGGCCGAGAGCCTCGGACTCGGCGCGGCGCTGTGGTCCCCGCTGGGCGGCGGGCTGCTCACCGGCAAGTACCGGACGAGCACCGAGGGCCGGCTGAGCAGCCTGAAGACGCTCGTGCACACCGAGGCCACCGACCAGAAGACAGCGGTCGTCGACGCCGTCCTGGCCGTCGCCGACGAGACCGGCGCGACCCCGGCGCAGACCTCGGTGGCCTGGATCAACGAGCGCGCCCGTCGCGCGGCCACCTCGTTCGTCCCGATCATCGGGCCGCGCAACCTCGAGCAGCTCGACAGCTACCTCGGCGCGCTCGACGTCGAGCTCAGCCCGGAGCAGTACGAGCGCCTGTCGGAGGTCAGCGCGGTGCCGCCGGGCGTGCCGTACGAGGTGACCACCGGCGTGCGGGACAAGATCCGGGGCGGTGACGCGTCACTGGTGGACGCGCCGACCCCGCCGCCGGCCTGA
- a CDS encoding glycoside hydrolase family 15 protein: MNQGLCTGRRSPVTTTKEAPDVARGPGGDESPRYLPVSEHGLIGDLRSAALVGTNGTIDWYCSGRFDAPSVFASILDAEKGGSFQLAPDVPTRTKQFYFPDTNVLITRFFADDGVGEIQDFMPITDDSREAARHRLIRRVVCVRGSLPFRARVAPRFAYGTEPHAVRTDTGTGTGTGTGTGTGTEHGHCTVFESASCTLALTSSVPVETDGRDVWSLFKLHEGETAVFALDQLGGKVAARCCPLAEAEEEFEATVRYWRRWLSRSRYRGRWREMVHRSALTLKLLTYAPTGAIVAAPTTSLPEQVGGERNWDYRYVWIRDAAFCVYALLRLGFTDEAQAFMQYLNEHVCIACARSGPLQIMYGIDGRRELPERELTHLEGYLGSAPVRVGNNAVDQLQLDIYGALIDSIYLYDKWGEPISSEQWDTVTDLVDWVCANWDQPDEGIWETRGGRKNFLYSRLMCWVAIERAMRMAQHRGLPADMTRWGGVRDTIYRQIMQRGWCPERKAFVQHQDDSVLDASVLMMPLAKFISPTDPKWLSTLDALGDELVSDSLVYRYDPQASPDGLRGEEGTFSICSFWYVEALTRAGRPDEARLAFEKMLTYANHLGLYAEEIGRTGEQNGNFPQAFTHLSLISAAFNLDKALG; the protein is encoded by the coding sequence ATGAATCAGGGGCTATGCACAGGGAGGCGGTCGCCGGTGACCACGACCAAGGAAGCCCCCGACGTGGCCCGCGGTCCCGGGGGCGATGAGTCCCCCCGGTATCTGCCGGTCTCCGAACACGGGCTGATCGGCGATCTGCGCAGCGCCGCGCTGGTCGGGACGAACGGCACGATCGACTGGTACTGCTCCGGCCGCTTCGACGCACCCAGCGTCTTCGCCTCGATCCTCGACGCCGAGAAGGGGGGCTCCTTCCAGCTCGCCCCGGACGTGCCGACGCGGACCAAGCAGTTCTACTTCCCTGACACCAACGTGCTCATCACCCGCTTCTTCGCGGACGACGGCGTCGGCGAGATCCAGGACTTCATGCCGATCACCGACGACTCGCGCGAAGCCGCCCGGCACCGGCTCATCCGCCGCGTCGTCTGCGTCCGCGGCTCGCTCCCGTTCCGCGCCCGGGTGGCCCCCCGCTTCGCCTACGGCACCGAGCCGCACGCCGTCCGCACCGACACCGGCACCGGCACCGGCACCGGCACCGGCACCGGCACCGGCACCGAGCATGGCCACTGCACGGTCTTCGAGTCGGCCTCCTGCACCCTCGCGCTGACGTCCAGCGTGCCGGTCGAGACAGACGGCCGGGACGTCTGGTCGCTCTTCAAGCTGCACGAGGGCGAGACCGCGGTCTTCGCGCTCGACCAGCTCGGCGGCAAAGTGGCGGCGCGCTGCTGCCCCCTCGCCGAGGCGGAGGAGGAGTTCGAGGCCACGGTGCGGTACTGGCGCCGCTGGCTCTCCAGGTCCCGCTACCGCGGACGCTGGCGCGAGATGGTGCACCGCTCGGCGCTCACGCTCAAGCTGCTCACGTACGCCCCGACCGGCGCCATAGTCGCCGCCCCGACGACGAGCCTGCCCGAGCAGGTCGGCGGCGAGCGCAACTGGGACTACCGCTACGTCTGGATCCGCGACGCCGCCTTCTGCGTCTACGCCCTGCTGCGGCTCGGCTTCACCGACGAGGCCCAGGCGTTCATGCAGTACCTCAACGAGCACGTCTGCATCGCCTGCGCCCGCTCGGGCCCGCTCCAGATCATGTACGGCATCGACGGCCGCCGCGAACTCCCGGAGCGCGAACTCACGCACCTGGAGGGCTACCTGGGCTCCGCCCCCGTACGCGTCGGCAACAACGCCGTCGACCAGCTCCAGCTGGACATCTACGGCGCGCTCATCGACTCGATCTACCTCTACGACAAGTGGGGCGAGCCGATCTCCAGCGAGCAGTGGGACACCGTCACCGACCTGGTCGACTGGGTATGCGCGAACTGGGACCAGCCCGACGAGGGCATCTGGGAGACCCGCGGCGGACGCAAGAACTTCCTCTACTCCCGGCTGATGTGCTGGGTGGCGATCGAACGGGCCATGCGGATGGCCCAGCACCGCGGCCTGCCCGCCGACATGACGCGCTGGGGCGGGGTCCGCGACACGATCTACCGGCAGATCATGCAGCGCGGCTGGTGCCCCGAGCGGAAGGCGTTCGTCCAGCACCAGGACGACAGCGTCCTCGACGCCTCGGTCCTGATGATGCCGCTGGCCAAGTTCATCTCCCCGACCGATCCGAAGTGGCTCTCCACCCTCGACGCACTCGGCGACGAGCTGGTCTCCGACTCCCTGGTCTACCGCTACGACCCGCAGGCCAGCCCGGACGGACTGCGCGGCGAGGAGGGCACGTTCTCGATCTGCTCCTTCTGGTACGTCGAGGCCCTCACCCGCGCCGGCCGCCCGGACGAGGCCCGGCTGGCGTTCGAGAAGATGCTCACGTACGCCAACCACCTCGGCCTGTACGCGGAGGAGATCGGCCGCACGGGCGAGCAGAACGGCAACTTCCCGCAGGCGTTCACGCATCTGTCGCTGATCAGCGCGGCCTTCAACCTGGACAAGGCGCTGGGCTGA
- a CDS encoding helix-turn-helix domain-containing protein, with the protein MSRRRPLPGDLPLEVRHLVEALREAKDRSGLSLAVLEKKTAFSRSSWARYLSGQKLPPLNAVRALAVAVGADAARLSALWELADRSWRLHDTGDAGGSAARQHAAAEEPSSRPDAAEPDAAEPDVPAASIVQPVPPPGPPAGSPRRWHTRRVATVAAAGTAALLVLVAAVVAFGDEPAGEEPRSPAAAQGGSAPTAVPPTAVTTAHTPMQCRHDACGGQDPKAMGCGQDAWTAAATWISGALVELRYSPRCAAVWGRILSVGVGDTVIVRGPNNSAQSGRVKFGEDAYSSMIPVSDPSQARACVELADGRQGGCTGLGQSMAVSPPPEPSPTPSR; encoded by the coding sequence ATGTCACGTCGAAGACCGCTGCCTGGGGACCTGCCGCTCGAGGTGAGGCATCTGGTCGAGGCGCTGCGCGAGGCGAAGGACCGGAGCGGGCTCAGTCTGGCCGTGCTCGAGAAGAAGACCGCCTTCAGCAGATCGTCGTGGGCTCGGTACCTCAGCGGCCAGAAGCTGCCACCGCTCAATGCCGTCAGGGCGCTGGCCGTGGCGGTCGGGGCGGACGCTGCCCGGCTGAGCGCCCTGTGGGAGCTGGCCGACCGGTCCTGGAGGCTCCATGACACCGGAGATGCCGGAGGTTCCGCCGCCCGGCAGCACGCCGCGGCAGAGGAGCCTTCCTCTCGACCCGATGCCGCCGAACCCGATGCCGCCGAACCCGACGTCCCCGCAGCTTCGATCGTGCAGCCTGTGCCACCGCCCGGACCGCCCGCGGGCTCTCCGCGCCGTTGGCACACCCGTCGGGTCGCCACCGTCGCCGCCGCGGGCACCGCGGCACTCCTCGTGCTGGTCGCGGCGGTTGTCGCGTTCGGTGACGAGCCCGCCGGAGAGGAACCCCGGTCGCCGGCTGCCGCACAGGGCGGCTCGGCGCCGACTGCCGTGCCACCGACGGCCGTCACCACCGCCCACACACCAATGCAGTGCCGTCACGACGCATGCGGTGGTCAGGACCCCAAGGCGATGGGCTGCGGCCAGGACGCGTGGACGGCCGCCGCCACGTGGATCTCCGGCGCACTGGTCGAACTGCGGTACAGCCCGCGGTGCGCTGCCGTCTGGGGGAGGATTCTCTCGGTCGGTGTCGGTGACACCGTGATCGTGCGCGGCCCGAACAACAGCGCCCAGAGTGGGCGCGTCAAGTTCGGGGAGGACGCCTACTCGTCGATGATCCCCGTCTCCGACCCGTCCCAGGCGCGCGCATGTGTCGAACTCGCGGACGGCCGGCAGGGCGGCTGTACGGGCCTGGGGCAGTCGATGGCGGTCTCCCCGCCTCCCGAGCCCTCCCCGACACCGTCGCGGTGA
- a CDS encoding peptidoglycan-binding domain-containing protein: protein MPARRQKTMTAAATLLLGTGLVLAGPGSTAQAATCSYTYSDESYVYAGHYSGMTAVPSRTVVTSAGAEAQCLLKEVGYSLTVDGVFGPKSQAALRDVQTRLNGAPYWADITVDGMPGPETWPHLRFYAYYN, encoded by the coding sequence ATGCCCGCACGGAGGCAGAAGACGATGACAGCGGCGGCGACCCTGCTGCTGGGTACCGGGCTGGTGCTCGCCGGCCCCGGCTCGACCGCCCAGGCCGCCACCTGCTCGTACACGTACTCCGACGAGAGTTACGTGTACGCCGGCCACTACAGCGGTATGACGGCCGTCCCGTCCCGGACGGTGGTGACCAGCGCGGGCGCCGAGGCCCAGTGCCTCCTCAAGGAGGTCGGATACAGCCTCACCGTCGACGGGGTCTTCGGACCGAAGTCCCAGGCCGCGCTACGAGACGTGCAGACCCGGCTGAACGGGGCGCCGTACTGGGCGGACATCACGGTGGACGGCATGCCCGGTCCCGAGACCTGGCCCCACCTCCGGTTCTACGCCTACTACAACTGA
- a CDS encoding peptidoglycan-binding domain-containing protein has product MPVLLGAGLTFASAVPAEAAVTCSYSYTQSTERAYAGHYSGLTAVPSKTVVTSAGAEAQCLLKSIEFSPGTIDGVFGSNSQAAMRAFQTFVNRNYDAGIAVDGMCGPESWPWLRNFAYWDWRAGS; this is encoded by the coding sequence GTGCCCGTACTTCTCGGTGCCGGACTCACGTTCGCATCGGCGGTGCCCGCCGAGGCCGCTGTCACGTGCTCCTACTCCTACACCCAGTCGACCGAGCGCGCCTACGCCGGGCACTACAGCGGGCTCACAGCAGTACCGTCGAAGACCGTGGTGACCAGCGCGGGCGCCGAGGCCCAGTGCCTGCTCAAGAGCATCGAGTTCAGCCCGGGAACGATCGACGGCGTCTTCGGCTCCAACTCCCAGGCGGCGATGAGGGCCTTCCAGACGTTCGTCAACAGGAACTACGACGCGGGTATCGCCGTGGACGGCATGTGCGGACCGGAGTCATGGCCGTGGCTGCGCAACTTCGCCTACTGGGACTGGCGGGCCGGCTCCTAG